From a region of the Paenibacillus sp. FSL R10-2734 genome:
- a CDS encoding AraC family transcriptional regulator has product MSEIITKQQNELVKIIESYSEKDGVHQTAIPSLFFMRDSNASVRRHGVYKPSLCIVVQGAKEVWLAQEHFRYSPSDYLVASVHLPVTAQVTEATPDVPYLGFKLEFTTSQILEVLQDSEVRVYAKENPKRAMFVSQLESSLMDAVLRLVRLLDKPKDIPVLAPLFTKEILYRVLQGQNGITLEHIVMEGSSTHQIRDVIEHIMNNYASSFRIEELAEIANMSVSSFHRYFKEVTAMSPIQFQKQLRLQEARRLLLTESADATDVAFRVGYESPSQFSREYSRMFGFPPRQDIKRLRA; this is encoded by the coding sequence GAAAAGGACGGTGTTCACCAAACGGCTATTCCATCCTTATTTTTCATGCGTGACTCGAATGCATCCGTACGCAGACATGGGGTTTACAAACCTTCCTTATGTATCGTGGTTCAAGGGGCAAAAGAGGTATGGCTGGCGCAGGAGCATTTTAGATACAGTCCTTCTGATTACCTAGTTGCGTCCGTTCACTTGCCAGTTACCGCCCAAGTCACCGAAGCCACTCCCGATGTTCCATATTTAGGTTTCAAACTTGAATTTACAACGAGTCAAATTTTAGAGGTATTACAAGATTCTGAAGTTCGAGTTTACGCTAAAGAAAATCCTAAGCGAGCCATGTTTGTTAGCCAGCTGGAGTCTTCTTTAATGGATGCGGTCCTCAGATTAGTCCGTTTGTTAGATAAGCCTAAAGATATTCCAGTGCTTGCCCCACTATTTACAAAAGAGATTCTCTACCGAGTGCTACAAGGTCAGAATGGAATTACATTGGAGCATATTGTAATGGAAGGAAGCTCGACGCATCAAATTAGAGATGTTATTGAGCATATCATGAATAACTATGCTAGTTCTTTTCGGATTGAGGAGCTTGCCGAAATAGCGAATATGAGTGTTTCATCGTTTCATCGTTATTTTAAAGAAGTAACTGCGATGAGCCCTATTCAGTTCCAAAAACAACTGAGACTTCAGGAAGCACGTCGGCTATTACTCACCGAGTCAGCAGATGCTACTGATGTGGCATTTCGAGTAGGCTATGAGAGCCCTTCGCAATTTAGCCGTGAGTATTCCCGAATGTTTGGTTTTCCGCCTAGACAAGATATAAAGCGCTTGAGAGCATAA